In Necator americanus strain Aroian chromosome IV, whole genome shotgun sequence, the following proteins share a genomic window:
- a CDS encoding hypothetical protein (NECATOR_CHRIV.G15724.T1), with amino-acid sequence MLKGVGAKFLFLIAPNIGQDMWQCKKFEHHLEEKRYDDRDHLKNDLRAFFASKSPVFYARGIRDLVRRWQKAVDVDED; translated from the exons ATGTTGAAGGGTGTGGGagcaaaatttctgtttcttatCGCACCGAACATTGGTCAGGATATGTGGCAATGCAAAAAGTTTGAG catcacctggaagagaagcgctacgatgatcgtgaccacctcaaAAATGatcttcgggctttcttcgcctccaagtcacCAGTGTTCTACGCCagaggaatccgtgatcttgtgagacgttggcagaaagctgtcgatgttgatgaagATTAG